The following coding sequences lie in one Aspergillus luchuensis IFO 4308 DNA, chromosome 8, nearly complete sequence genomic window:
- a CDS encoding arylsulfotransferase family protein (COG:S;~EggNog:ENOG410PWZ2;~InterPro:IPR039535;~PFAM:PF05935,PF14269;~SECRETED:SignalP(1-20)): MARLLFAACSALLLATQAAADTFPYSTYRTAPYTPPQIKVTKSGQTDPGYIFVGPRGNQPQGTAALIYDEDGHLVYQGPEEVTANFKVQKLFNEDVITFWAGNMMDLGFGYGTVHILDNTYREIYTVTLQDNFVSPDGAPRDSYIDLHESHVTDRNTLLVTAYNVTQHDLSSIGGKVDDYMLDGMFFEIDIATNEIVYQWSALDHLQDIPLEASKQGLGADQGTQDKPWDAYHINSVELMDEGYIISLRHYWSGFYVHNNGSVMWQLSGERNAGDFEIDDGAIFSWQHDIRVYHQTEDSMQISLFNNANTPTDTVDATTGLNLHVDLTNRKVSTLRTLKDSSDVIHSVSQGSYQLLSEETSHVVLGYGSIAKVKEYDAHNNEVMTAQFGDDNAVASYRGYKCQWKATPFWQPAVAIVRTTSDAATLFMSWNGATEYDNWAIYTASSADAVDPTFVTSIKRNGFETTAHVTGLRTNWLQVVARKGNIPLGTSAMAYF; the protein is encoded by the exons ATGGCTCGCCTTCTTTTCGCCGCCTGCAGCGCCCTGCTGCTGGCCACGCAAGCAGCCGCCGACACCTTCCCCTACAGCACCTACCGCACCGCTCCATACACCCCTCCCCAAATCAAGGTCACCAAGTCCGGCCAAACAGACCCGGGTTATATATTCGTCGGTCCCCGTGGAAATCAGCCGCAAGGAACGGCTGCCCTGATATACGATGAGGACGGCCACTTGGTCTACCAGGGGCCGGAGGAGGTAACGGCCAACTTCAAGGTGCAGAAACTCTTCAACGAGGACGTCATCACCTTCTGGGCTGGTAACATGATGGATCTGGGTTTTGGATACGGCACGGTTCATATTCTTGACAACACCTACCGCGAAATCTACACCGTCACCCTCCAGGACAACTTCGTCTCGCCCGATGGCGCCCCCAGGGATTCGTACATCGATCTACACGAGAGTCATGTGACGGATCGCAACACTCTCTTGGTCACGGCCTACAATGTCACTCAGCATGACTTGTCCTCCATCGGCGGCAAGGTGGACGACTACATGCTCGACGGCATGTTCTTCGAAATCGATATCGCGACCAACGAGATCGTGTATCAGTGGAGCGCATTGGACCACCTTCAGGACATCCCCCTCGAGGCCTCCAAGCAGGGCTTGGGAGCAGATCAGGGGACGCAGGACAAGCCCTGGGACGCTTACCACATCAACTCCGTCGAGCTGATGGATGAAGGATACATCATTTCGCTGCGTCACTACTGGTCCGGTTTCTACGTTCACAACAATGGGTCAGTGATGTGGCAGCTCAGT GGTGAACGCAACGCCGGCGACTTTGAGATTGATGACGGTGCCATCTTCTCCTGGCAGCACGACATCCGTGTCTACCACCAGACGGAAGACAGCATGCAAATCAGCTTGTTCAACAACGCCAACACACCCACGGATACTGTCGACGCAACCACCGGCTTGAATCTGCACGTTGACCTGACCAACCGCAAGGTGTCCACGCTGCGCACGCTGAAAGACTCGAGTGACGTGATACACAGTGTCAGCCAGGGCAGCTACCAGCTTCTCAGTGAGGAGACGTCTCACGTTGTGCTCGGTTACGGTTCCATCGCGAAAGTCAAGGAGTATGACGCCCACAACAACGAGGTGATGACGGCGCAGTTCGGTGACGACAATGCGGTGGCGTCTTACCGCGGCTACAAGTGCCAGTGGAAGGCGACCCCCTTCTGGCAGCCCGCCGTGGCGATCGTGCGGACGACGTCGGATGCGGCTACTCTGTTTATGAGCTGGAACGGAGCCACGGAATATGACAACTGGGCCATCTACACGGCCTCGTCGGCAGATGCAGTTGACCCGACATTTGTCACGTCGATCAAGCGCAACGGGTTCGAGACCACGGCGCATGTGACGGGACTGCGCACCAACTGGCTCCAAGTGGTTGCTCGGAAGGGTAACATTCCTCTGGGGACATCCGCCATGGCGTACTTCTAG
- a CDS encoding uncharacterized protein (COG:O;~EggNog:ENOG410PXV4;~InterPro:IPR006771;~PFAM:PF04681;~SECRETED:SignalP(1-16)): MKPTILLPLLLPLATTHPTPQDTTTITTSTITPGHAIILNTCAFPIYAWSVSSIVGPQITIPAAAPVTSSSSSNSNSTTQQYSNYTEPYHHDAQTGGVSIKLTTLRNGLYTGAPQTIFAYNFVEGQNQVWFDLSDVYGDPFKGRRVSVQVRVVQGGENGGGGGWEESIVWEDGVPVGGSQVRVVGAERDLVVRLCS, encoded by the coding sequence ATGAaacccaccatcctcctccctctccttctcccgctcgccaccacccaccccaccccccaagacaccaccaccatcaccaccagcaccataACCCCAGGCCACGCCATAATCCTTAACACATGCGCCTTCCCCATCTACGCATGGTCCGTCTCATCCATAGTCGGTCCGCAAATCACCATTCCCGCAGCTGCACCcgtcaccagcagcagcagcagcaacagcaacagcaccaccCAACAATACTCCAACTACACGGAACCCTACCACCACGACGCGCAAACCGGCGGAGTGAGCATCAAGCTCACGACTCTCCGGAACGGGCTGTATACGGGCGCGCCGCAGACCATCTTCGCGTATAACTTTGTCGAAGGGCAGAATCAGGTGTGGTTTGATTTGTCGGATGTTTATGGCGACCCGTttaaggggaggagggtgagtgTGCAGGTTAGGGTTGTGCAGGGCGGTGagaatggtggtggtggaggatgggaggagagtATTGTttgggaggatggggtgcCGGTCGGGGGGAGTCAGGTTAGGGTTGTCGGGGCGGAGAGGGATTTGGTGGTTAGGTTGTGTTCGTAG
- a CDS encoding uncharacterized protein (COG:S;~EggNog:ENOG410PJ23;~InterPro:IPR036864,IPR007219,IPR001138;~PFAM:PF00172;~TransMembrane:1 (o498-516i);~go_function: GO:0000981 - DNA-binding transcription factor activity, RNA polymerase II-specific [Evidence IEA];~go_function: GO:0003677 - DNA binding [Evidence IEA];~go_function: GO:0008270 - zinc ion binding [Evidence IEA];~go_process: GO:0006351 - transcription, DNA-templated [Evidence IEA];~go_process: GO:0006355 - regulation of transcription, DNA-templated [Evidence IEA]), producing the protein MDRPSKRPRLSMACNICRQRKVKCDAEYPKCRNCRLRNQQCITTDPQRPGVTGIREWLDIPDKQTPQNDDQPQHPAVGGQNHQEATDSPQKLSPNEVSPVHHPFDVSFNVEHGTDKVKIMGGSSSQCLAKSLDVYFKAARLKPVSGCFRYGMRHAEELDLPLSLSLPELPDSDRRERYLSAYITRIHTLYPIFNTTRLRMGTDLFATAGGFTNLPREQIPRIVSAYLIMSLGADEIGQGATVDGDRYLQAAACLLSHVIIIPYLPTVQTLLLFTMAYRGRNQEGLAWQTLGMAIRTAYTLGINRTSTSNSEGKNIERRVWAVCWCLEKMMHLESGRPTVIGYQQPKPEDALGESKFLKWHVELGEYQGNISHHLYSHQSGTRDVRQILLDTARLDRELLSWANRVPTDLRPGSDIFCADEEFHAAAFLSIQYHSTLISLHRAALIAPTSSFEEEVAKYCSDEPSQFRMRHGESICVGSARAIAKLSVQLSERKTDSQTIPAGPSLLACIVLAIFLIKHPGSRLQAMDLQLLKACLEYSSQHLSRYDPDPRFIEGIAAIYEQCNTHLRSWSAAEAKRRPHSRDSLTKLNPLPTPAVDEALPPWRPTEVMQPSNLHKQSNGGYQSQRVIQSAVSTPAIDHGQDHLDSLGFSSTSMLDGFVAEGVNVDQVFPFEGYNVEELWNWMGCLDSPGSMPDIR; encoded by the exons ATGGACAGGCCTTCCAAGCGGCCGCGGCTGTCAATGGCCTGCAACATCTGTCGTCAGCGCAAGGTCAAATGCGATGCAGAGTATCCTAAGTGCCGCAATTGCCGCCTGCGCAACCAACAGTGTATCACCACCGATCCCCAGCGACCAGGGGTGACTGGCATCCGAGAATGGCTGGATATACCAGACAAACAGACTCCCCAGAACGATGATCAGCCTCAGCATCCGGCAGTTGGTGGTCAGAATCACCAGGAAGCGACTGACTCCCCACAGAAGCTGTCGCCTAATGAGGTGTCGCCCGTGCATCATCCGTTCGACGTCTCGTTTAACGTGGAACACGGCACCGACAAGGTCAAAATAATGGGTGGAAGCAGTTCGCAATGTTTGGCGAAATCTCTCGATGTCTACTTCAAGGCCGCCCGACTGAAACCAGTATCGGGTTGCTTCCGGTACGGGATGAGACACGCGGAGGAACTCGACCTGCCGTTATCTCTGTCTTTGCCGGAGCTACCAGACAGTGACCGGCGGGAACGCTATCTATCCGCCTATATCACTCGCATACACACTCTCTATCCTATCTTTAACACAACCCGGCTTCGCATGGGTACTGACCTCTTTGCCACGGCGGGTGGCTTCACCAACCTTCCGCGCGAGCAAATTCCGCGGATCGTGTCAGCATACTTAATCATGAGTTTAGGAGCAGACGAGATAGGCCAGGGGGCAACAGTAGACGGTGATCGCTATCTGCAAGCGGCCGCATGTCTGCTGTCTCATGTTATCATCATCCCGTATCTCCCGACCGTGCAGacacttcttcttttcaccATGGCATACCGCGGACGGAACCAGGAGGGTCTAGCCTGGCAGACTCTAGGCATGGCTATTCGGACTGCTTACACGCTTGGAATCAACCGGACTTCTACCTCCAACTCCGAAGGAAAGAACATCGAGCGACGCGTGTGGGCCGTGTGTTGGtgtctggagaagatgatgcatcTGGAATCGGGACGGCCGACTGTCATCGGATATCAGCAACCTAAGCCAGAAGATGCTCTAGGCGAGAGCAAATTCCTGAAGTGGCACGTCGAGCTTGGAGAATACCAAGGCAATATCAGTCATCATCTGTACAGTCATCAATCAGGGACAAGGGACGTGCGACAGATCCTCTTGGACACAGCGCGACTAGACCGCGAGCTGCTATCCTGGGCGAACCGGGTCCCTACCGACCTACGTCCGGGAAGTGATATCTTTTGCGCAGATGAGGAGTTTCACGCCGCCGCTTTTCTGTCCATCCAGTACCACAGCACCCTGATTTCGCTGCATCGCGCGGCTCTTATTGCCCCGACATCGAGcttcgaggaggaagtggcGAAATATTGCTCCGATGAGCCATCGCAGTTTCGAATGCGTCATGGAGAGTCAATCTGCGTGGGCAGTGCTCGAGCGATTGCTAAACTTAGTGTCCAGTTGTCAGAACGCAAGACAGACTCGCAGACTATCCCGGCTGGCCCGTCCCTTCTGGCTTGTATTGTACTGGCTATCTTTCTGATTAAGCATCCGGGTTCGCGGTTGCAGGCCATGGATTTGCAG CTTCTCAAGGCATGTCTAGAGTATAGTAGTCAGCACCTATCTCGATACGATCCCGATCCCCGATTCATAGAAG GTATCGCGGCTATCTACGAACAATGCAACACCCATCTCCGGTCCTGGTCGGCCGCAGAAGCCAAAAGGCGTCCACACAGTCGTGACAGTCTCACAAAACTTAATCCACTTCCTACCCCAGCAGTTGACGAAGCGCTGCCGCCTTGGAGGCCTACCGAAGTGATGCAGCCAAGTAATCTGCACAAACAGAGCAATGGTGGATACCAATCTCAGCGTGTGATACAATCAGCCGTATCTACACCTGCTATAGACCATGGCCAAGACCATCTAGACTCATTAGGATTTTCCAGCACATCAATGCTAGATGGGTTTGTCGCGGAGGGTGTCAACGTGGACCAAGTCTTTCCCTTCGAAGGATACAATGTGGAGGAGCTGTGGAATTGGATGGGATGCTTAGATAGTCCGGGGTCGATGCCTGACATACGATAA
- a CDS encoding uncharacterized protein (COG:S;~EggNog:ENOG410PJVK;~InterPro:IPR008775;~PFAM:PF05721): MSTTTTITTATTTTTAEPPKSQGYGQGQNRMLLDGQPTNYGDFRDALNRDGYAVIKGAIPLDRANGYADAFYSYMEGFNLGYNRHDPSTVRRAKLPVLNEKGMILDYGVTHEQWVWDIRGEEGVVDAFKKVYDDEDLIVSFDVVNVGFANREDLPENKPWPHQDQDPSKPGFRCLQGLVNLLPNGPNDGGLIVCKGGHALSAQFHTEMAHEERIPAWTTEWFGFTDAGMKWLADHGLKWEKVCAEPGDLIVWDSRTPHYNVPPTGGQDRFAVYTCFMPVREVEKEDLVRKRGAFERRLGTTHWPHAKHVSKTNIAMRDGKPCPVARERPVQEPVLSERVFKLTGIPYLERMEGGAEVAA, translated from the exons atgtccaccaccaccactatcaccaccgcaaccacgaccaccaccgcggaGCCTCCCAAAAGCCAAGGCTACGGCCAAGGCCAAAACCGCATGCTCCTTGACGGCCAACCCACCAACTACGGCGACTTCCGCGATGCACTCAACCGCGACGGCTACGCCGTCATCAAGGGAGCGATTCCACTTGATCGGGCGAATGGATACGCGGATGCGTTTTACTCGTATATGGAGGGATT TAACCTCGGCTACAACCGACACGACCCCAGCACCGTCCGACGGGCCAAACTCCCCGTGCTGAATGAAAAAGGCATGATACTCGACTACGGCGTGACGCACGAGCAGTGGGTGTGGGATATtcgtggtgaggagggggtaGTGGATGCTTTTAAGAAGgtgtatgatgatgaggatttGATTGTTTCGTTCGATGTGGTGAATGTGGGGTTTGCTAA tCGGGAGGATCTGCCGGAGAA CAAACCCTGGCcccaccaagaccaagacccCTCCAAACCAGGTTTCAGAT GCCTCCAAGGCCtcgtcaacctcctccccaacggcCCCAACGACGGCGGCCTGATCGTCTGCAAAGGCGGACACGCGCTCTCCGCCCAATTCCACACCGAAATGGCGCACGAAGAGCGCATTCCCGCCTGGACGACGGAATGGTTCGGATTCACTGATGCGGGGATGAAGTGGCTCGCGGACCACGGACTAAAATGGGAGAAGGTTTGTGCTGAGCCTGGCGACTTGATTGTCTGGGATAGTCGCACGCCGCATTACAATGTGCCTCCGACGGGTGGGCAGGATCGGTTTGCGGTTTATACCTGCTTTATGCCGGTGAGGGaggttgagaaggaggatttGGTTAGGAAGAGGGGGGCTTTTGAGC GCCGGTTGGGAACGACGCATTGGCCGCATGCGAAACATGTCTCGAAGACGAATATTGCTATGAGGGATGGGAAGCCTTGTCCGGTGGCGAGGGAGAGGCCGGTGCAGGAACCGGTGCTGAGTGAGAGGGTGTTCAAGCTGACGGGGATTCCGTATTTGGAGAGAATGGAGGGGGGTGCCGAGGTTGCTGCTTAG
- a CDS encoding uncharacterized protein (COG:C,H;~EggNog:ENOG410PJY7;~InterPro:IPR036188,IPR002938;~PFAM:PF01494;~go_function: GO:0071949 - FAD binding [Evidence IEA]), translating into MTFNIIIVGGGIAGLAAAIALRSDHHTITILEQSSQSREIGATISLQPNASKIVEKQWGLAGRLREQGSMPDSAFEVYNLRGELQTRVPLVTSKYGADRMIYHRVDLHQVLKHRATSDEYPGRPATLRVSSRVKGCDCEEGLVELEDGEILKGDLIIGADGIKSVIRGAVLGREVPGQTTGLSAYRMMVDTDELVAEKGFVDVIDPRIARTTMVVGPDRRLIMGPARNGSVYSIVALVPDEKRDEESTSWMTAGDKGKMLATFADFPEWATTPLRLAARKEEDIGLWQLRDLDPLETWCRGRAILIGDAAHAMLPTQGQGGSQAVEDAEALGAFFEGFRGGEGREEVEKMCREVFECRYKRATTIQAYSRQAGRPVEEDVRVAMNPAEFMDYNCLYEGAMAWRRQQEAVVA; encoded by the exons ATGAcattcaatatcatcatagtAGGAGGCGGCATCGCCGGTCTCGCAGCC GCAATAGCTCTCCGCTCAgaccaccacaccatcaccattctCGAACAATCCTCCCAATCGCGCGAAATCGGCGCAACTATCTCCCTCCAACCCAACGCCAGCAAAATCGTCGAGAAGCAATGGGGCCTCGCGGGCCGTCTCCGCGAGCAGGGCTCGATGCCTGACTCCGCGTTCGAGGTATATAACCTCCGTGGGGAGCTGCAGACACGCGTTCCTTTGGTGACATCCAAGTATGGAGCAGATAGGATGATCTATCACCGGGTGGATCTGCATCAGGTGCTGAAACATCGGGCTACCTCGGATGAGTATCCGGGGCGGCCTGCTACGTTGCGGGTGTCGAGTAGAGTGAAAGGATGTGATTGTGAAGAAGGGCTAGTTGAATTAGAAGATGGGGAAATTCTGAAAGGGGACTTGATCATCGGTGCAGACGGGATCAAGAGCGTTATAAGAGGTGCAGTACTGGGGAGAGAAGTGCCCGGTCAGACGACTGGATTGAGCGCATATCGCATGATGGTAGATACGGACGAATTAGTAGCAGAGAAGGGGTTCGTGGATGTGATTGATCCACGGATTGCGAGGACAACGATGGTTGTTGGTCCTGATCGACGACTTATCATGGGTCCGGCGAGGAATGGGTCTGTGTATAGTATCGTTGCGCTGGTGCCGGACGAGAAAAGGGATGAAGAGTCAACGAGTTGGATGACTGCTGGTGATAAAGGGAAGATGCTTGCTACGTTTGCGGACTTCCCCGAGTGGGCGACGACGCCGTTGCGACTGGCAGccagaaaagaggaggatatTGGTCTTTGGCAGTTGAGGGACTTGGATCCGTTGGAGACGTGGTGTCGGGGGAGGGCAATCTTGATTGGTGATGCTGCGCATGCTATGCTGCCGACGCAAGGGCAGGGCGGGAGTCAGGCGGTTGAGGATGCTGAGGCACTTGGGGCTTTCTTTGAGGGGTTTAGGGGGGgtgaagggagggaggaggttgaaAAGATGTGTCGGGAGGTGTTTGAGTGTCGGTATAAACGGGCGACTACGATTCAAGCCTATAGTCGCCAGGCGGGAAGgccggtggaggaagatgtgaGGGTGGCGATGAATCCTGCCGAGTTTATGGATTATAATTGCTTGTATGAGGGGGCGATGGCCTGGAGGAGGCAGCAGGAGGCTGTAGTTGCTTGA
- a CDS encoding cupin domain-containing protein (COG:S;~EggNog:ENOG410PPVM;~InterPro:IPR014710,IPR011051,IPR013096;~PFAM:PF07883) encodes MEEPTYDPSRPMPALELVYVHNIVNCPGKTIVGLRVDFPPNGSTPPHRHGGASVSAYVVSGTLLNKMNEDPMKVIPAGGSWYEAPGCHHRISDNASSTEPATLMAVMILDSEVYERDGMAALFQIDEEYKHN; translated from the exons ATGGAAGAGCCAACTTATGATCCGAG TCGTCCCATGCCAGCCCTAGAACTTGTCTATGTACACAACATCGTCAACTGTCCGGGAAAGACAATCGTTGGCCTGCGCGTGGATTTCCCCCCAAACGGATCGACTCCACCCCATCGACACGGCGGCGCTTCGGTCTCGGCCTACGTTGTTAGCGGCACACTTCTAAACAAGATGAATGAAGACCCAATGAAGGTGATTCCTGCAGGAGGCTCTTGGTATGAAGCCCCGGGTTGCCATCACCGCATCAGTGACAATGCCAGTTCGACAGAGCCGGCCACACTCATGGCTGTTATGATCTTGGACTCGGAGGTATACGAGCGCGATGGGATGGCAGCGTTGTTTCAGATTGATGAGGAGTACAAGCATAATTAG
- a CDS encoding flavin reductase family protein (COG:S;~EggNog:ENOG410PHJP;~InterPro:IPR012349,IPR002563;~PFAM:PF01613;~go_function: GO:0010181 - FMN binding [Evidence IEA]) — protein MATVAPRRVTRLTARTLSKRTSILTPFINSRMSSSSAAVAAATSSEIDDTTKSAKASYQIVTSHHNFHETESQRPNFDHNAPISVTKSPYPSWEYGQGVPDDNHSASKTHHEIDPYAEDRPMVNNYRLLVSGIAPRPIGFISTVSSDGKTENLAPFSYFQVVDHDPPMFIVGFSSRPGAVKDTYRNLKETGECVINTVSEGMIEAVNATSIDAPYGVSEWEVSGLGKAPSSTVKAARVKESVFSVEGKVVDVKDFEAHKPGMSSPAVVLIQATRFWVQEGAADEKFSHIDLEKLRPVAQLGGVSYGRISSTFERPRKKWDDEVGKSELLAELERNKGAL, from the exons ATGGCGACTGTAGCACCTAGACGCGTCACTCGGCTGACGGCCAG GACACTATCCAAGAGGACATCAATTCTCACACCCTTCATAAACTCAAGGATGAGCTCCTCGTCTGCtgcagtggcagcagcaacgtCTTCAGAAATAGACGATACCACTAAATCAGCAAAAGCCAGCTATCAAATCGTCACCTCACACCACAACTTCCACGAAACGGAATCGCAAAGACCCAATTTCGATCACAACGCCCCCATCAGTGTCACCAAATCCCCTTACCCCAGCTGGGAATACGGCCAAGGAGTCCCCGATGACAACCACAGCGCCAGCAAAACCCACCACGAGATCGATCCCTACGCTGAGGATCGCCCAATGGTCAACAATTATCGACTGCTCGTATCAGGCATCGCACCCCGACCCATCGGCTTCATCAGCACCGTCTCCAGCGATGGCAAGACCGAGAATCTTGCGCCCTTCAGCTACTTTCAAGTGGTGGATCACGACCCACCCATGTTCATTGTCGGGTTTTCATCCCGTCCTGGCGCAGTCAAAGATACGTACCGAAACCTGAAAGAGACGGGTGAGTGTGTGATTAACACCGTTTCCGAGGGGATGATTGAGGCAGTGAATGCGACGTCGATTGATGCTCCATATGGGGTGTCAGAGTGGGAGGTCTCGGGACTGGGTAAAGCGCCTAGTTCGACTGTCAAAGCAGCAAGGGTTAAAGAGTCGGTTTTCTCTGTCGAGGGAAAGGTGGTCGATGTTAAAGATTTCGAGGCGCATAAGCCGGGCATGAGTTCTCCTGCGGTGGTTCTGATCCAGGCAACGAGGTTCTGGGTGCAGGAGGGTGCAGCGGATGAGAAGTTCAGTCATATTgacttggagaagttgaggccTGTGGCGCAGCTGGGTGGGGTGTCATATGGGAGGATTTCGTCGACGTTTGAGAGGCCTAGAAAGaagtgggatgatgaggttgggAAGAGTGAGTTGTTGGCTGAGTTGGAGAGGAATAAGGGCGCTTTGTGA
- a CDS encoding YciI family protein (COG:S;~EggNog:ENOG410PSN8;~InterPro:IPR011008,IPR005545;~PFAM:PF03795), translating to MSFLRVSTRALPANLLPRQHIARRTIATASKKEWLCIIPDTPEGPELRKKVRATHMEGVGPLVQAGKLVAGGAMLATHPEEGKDLSFKGSMLVYMAENLEEVHQLINGDIYAKSGVWDLGKALVVPYLSAVREPLKKE from the exons atgtctttccTTCGTGTATCTACAAGGGCTCTACCGGCCAATCTGCTCCCCCGCCAGCACATCGCCCGCCGCACCATTGcaacagcaagcaagaaggaaTGGCTATGCATTATTCCTGATACACCTGAGGGTCCCGAACTGAGAAAGAAAGTTCGAGC GACTCACATGGAAGGAGTCGGCCCTCTCGTCCAGGCGGGAAAGCTAGTCGCAGGTG GTGCGATGTTGGCCACTCATCCCGAGGAAGGCAAAGATCTGTCATTCAAGGGCAGTATGCTTGTGTATATGGCTGAAAACTTGGAGGAAGTCCACCAGCTTATTAACGGCGATATCTACGCTAAGAGCGGCGTTTGGGATTTGGGGAAGGCCCTTGTTGTCCCG TATCTGTCGGCTGTGAGGGAACCTTTGAAGAAGGAGTAG